The Prevotella sp. E9-3 genome has a window encoding:
- a CDS encoding ABC transporter ATP-binding protein produces MLKQFFSIMSRYLKPYRKFLVWSVVLNFVSQWLNVFSFVVLIPILNILFKIDQAVYTYQPVDWHHINKDVLVNNGYAYVQELIANHGAFLTLVFMGVALIVMTALKTAGYFASSSVMVPLRTGVVRDIRIQVYEKVLRLPLSFFSEERKGDIIARMSADVQVVEGSITSSIDMLIRQPIAILVCFFTLFTVSWQMTLFVLVVAPIAGWIMGIVSRKLKSQSAAVQGQWGDIIAQLDETLGGLRIIKAFIAEKKMEKRFEFVNNEFRKGMNSMIIRQNAAHPMSEFLGTIIIVIVLWFGGSLILSESNLIDASTFIFYMVILYSVINPLKELSKATYQIPLGLASMDRIDFILKADNPIKEPENPQPLPAFEKEIELRNVSFSYIDERPVLKHINLTVPKGKTIALVGQSGSGKSTLVDLIPRYHDVKEGEVLIDGHNIKGLRISELRSLIGNVNQEAILFNDTFYNNITFGVDNATKEQVIEAAKIANAHDFIMESEHGYDTMIGDRGGRLSGGQRQRVSIARAILKNPPILILDEATSALDTESERLVQEALERLMKSRTTIAIAHRLSTIKNADEICVLYEGEIVERGQHEELIEKNGYYKRLYDMQQL; encoded by the coding sequence ATGCTGAAACAGTTTTTCTCCATAATGTCGCGCTACCTGAAGCCTTACAGAAAGTTTCTCGTATGGTCGGTAGTGCTGAACTTTGTATCGCAATGGCTTAACGTATTCTCGTTTGTTGTCCTGATACCTATTCTGAACATTCTTTTCAAAATAGACCAGGCTGTATATACCTATCAGCCTGTGGATTGGCACCACATCAACAAGGATGTACTTGTTAACAACGGCTATGCATACGTTCAAGAGCTGATTGCCAATCATGGAGCTTTCCTCACGCTGGTGTTCATGGGTGTGGCACTGATTGTGATGACAGCCCTGAAAACAGCCGGCTATTTCGCCTCATCATCGGTGATGGTACCACTGCGTACAGGTGTGGTTCGCGACATCCGTATTCAGGTTTACGAGAAAGTGCTTAGACTTCCCCTTAGCTTCTTCTCAGAAGAGCGCAAGGGCGACATCATAGCCCGTATGTCGGCCGATGTACAGGTGGTGGAAGGTTCTATCACAAGCAGTATTGACATGCTGATCCGCCAGCCAATAGCCATCCTGGTATGTTTCTTCACCCTGTTCACCGTCAGTTGGCAGATGACACTCTTCGTACTGGTCGTTGCTCCTATTGCCGGATGGATTATGGGCATCGTTAGTCGTAAATTGAAGAGCCAGTCGGCTGCCGTTCAAGGCCAGTGGGGCGACATCATCGCACAGCTCGACGAGACCTTAGGCGGACTACGCATCATCAAGGCTTTCATAGCCGAGAAGAAGATGGAGAAGCGATTTGAATTTGTCAACAACGAATTCCGCAAGGGAATGAACTCCATGATTATCCGCCAGAACGCTGCTCACCCCATGTCGGAGTTCCTGGGCACTATCATCATCGTGATTGTATTGTGGTTCGGCGGTTCACTCATCTTGAGCGAATCAAACCTCATTGACGCCTCTACCTTTATTTTCTACATGGTGATTCTCTATAGTGTCATCAACCCATTGAAAGAACTCTCAAAGGCAACTTATCAGATACCCCTTGGCCTGGCTTCTATGGACCGTATCGACTTTATCCTGAAAGCAGACAACCCCATCAAGGAACCAGAGAATCCACAACCCCTACCCGCTTTTGAAAAAGAAATAGAACTGCGCAACGTCTCATTCAGCTATATTGACGAGCGCCCCGTATTGAAGCATATCAATCTCACCGTTCCTAAAGGCAAGACCATCGCTCTGGTGGGTCAATCGGGCTCAGGTAAATCCACATTGGTTGACCTTATTCCCCGTTATCACGATGTGAAGGAAGGCGAGGTGCTCATTGACGGCCATAACATCAAGGGACTGCGCATCTCAGAACTACGCTCACTCATCGGCAATGTGAACCAGGAGGCTATTCTGTTCAATGACACTTTCTATAACAACATTACTTTCGGCGTTGACAATGCCACGAAGGAGCAGGTGATAGAGGCTGCCAAGATAGCCAATGCCCACGATTTCATCATGGAGAGCGAGCACGGCTACGATACAATGATTGGCGACCGTGGTGGACGTCTCTCAGGCGGACAGCGCCAGCGCGTTTCAATAGCCCGCGCCATCTTGAAGAATCCCCCAATCCTTATTCTTGACGAGGCCACCTCAGCCCTTGATACCGAGAGTGAGCGCTTGGTGCAGGAAGCCCTGGAGCGACTGATGAAGAGCCGCACCACCATCGCTATTGCCCACCGTCTGTCCACCATCAAGAATGCCGATGAGATTTGCGTACTCTATGAAGGCGAGATTGTGGAGCGCGGTCAGCACGAGGAACTCATTGAGAAGAACGGCTACTACAAGCGCCTCTACGACATGCAGCAGTTATAA
- a CDS encoding glycosyltransferase family 2 protein has translation MNKDRQIAVVINTYNAEQHLKEVLDSVKEFDEILVCDMESTDNTRAIAQQYGCRIVTFPKGQHSIVEPAREFAIHEAGCEWVLVVDADEVVTPQLKDYLYSEIAKPDCPDGIAIPRKNYFMGQFLHSAYPDYILRFFRKEKTHWPPVIHCSPVVDGRVVRIPKNQKELAFIHLANDSVSDIIRKSDTYSNYELPRRRHKNYGVGKLFARPIFRFVKSYFIKRGFLDGKAGLIHALLDAVYQFVIVAKLLEERTKKTIEY, from the coding sequence ATGAATAAAGACAGACAGATTGCCGTTGTTATCAACACCTACAATGCAGAACAACACCTGAAAGAGGTACTCGATTCAGTCAAGGAATTCGATGAGATTCTTGTTTGCGACATGGAGAGTACCGACAACACACGGGCCATCGCCCAGCAATACGGCTGTCGTATTGTCACATTCCCAAAAGGTCAGCACAGCATTGTAGAACCGGCACGCGAGTTTGCCATTCATGAAGCAGGTTGCGAATGGGTGCTCGTGGTAGATGCCGACGAAGTGGTTACTCCTCAGCTGAAAGACTATCTGTATAGCGAAATAGCAAAACCTGATTGCCCAGACGGTATTGCCATTCCACGCAAGAACTATTTCATGGGACAGTTCCTGCACTCGGCCTACCCCGACTACATACTTCGTTTCTTCCGAAAGGAAAAGACCCATTGGCCGCCCGTTATACATTGCTCGCCAGTGGTTGACGGCCGGGTGGTACGCATACCCAAGAATCAGAAAGAACTGGCCTTCATCCATTTAGCCAACGACTCCGTAAGCGACATCATCAGGAAGTCTGACACATACTCTAATTACGAGTTGCCCCGCCGCAGGCACAAGAACTATGGTGTGGGGAAACTCTTTGCAAGACCGATATTCCGTTTCGTTAAGTCTTATTTCATCAAACGAGGTTTTCTTGATGGAAAGGCAGGTCTCATCCATGCCCTGCTCGATGCCGTTTACCAGTTTGTCATCGTTGCCAAATTGTTAGAAGAAAGGACAAAAAAGACTATTGAATACTGA
- a CDS encoding glycosyltransferase family 87 protein, whose protein sequence is MKDKIQSFFARPFFRDYRTLLGLWLLLAVIAAVMKMHSHNNFLIFRGVFWHTWQQVSLFAEYPAEYWDVNHYGPLFSLVIAPFAVVPEWLGLLLWCLMLSLFLYVAIRRSLLTDHQQLFVLWFCAHELLTALYMQQFNIAIAAIILLAFFLIEKERDASAAFFIVLGTLVKLYGVVGLAFFFFSKHKLRFVLSLIGWSVVLFALPMIISGPEYIVGQYAEWIDCLAGKNTENLFADHQNISLLGMVRKISGVATYSDLWLIVPGLLLFGLPYLRFSQYKYMAFRQTLLASVLMFVLLFSTGSESSGYIIALIGVVVWYTCVPWKRTGWDVALLVFAFVLTSLSPSDLFPAYLRKTFVQPYALKALPVAIIWFKLCYEMLLNDYAPASTACAQKQTEESGN, encoded by the coding sequence ATGAAAGATAAAATCCAGTCTTTTTTTGCACGTCCGTTTTTTCGGGACTATCGTACTTTGCTCGGCCTTTGGCTTCTTCTGGCTGTGATTGCAGCCGTGATGAAGATGCATAGTCACAACAACTTCCTTATTTTTCGTGGCGTTTTCTGGCATACATGGCAACAGGTGTCGCTGTTTGCCGAATATCCGGCTGAGTATTGGGATGTCAATCACTATGGGCCATTGTTCTCTTTGGTTATTGCTCCTTTTGCTGTAGTTCCTGAGTGGCTAGGGCTGTTGCTGTGGTGCTTGATGTTGAGCCTGTTTCTCTATGTTGCCATTCGGCGTTCTTTACTGACCGACCATCAACAATTGTTTGTGCTTTGGTTTTGTGCTCATGAGCTGCTGACGGCTCTTTATATGCAACAGTTTAACATAGCTATCGCTGCTATCATCCTGTTGGCTTTCTTCTTGATAGAGAAAGAACGTGATGCCTCGGCAGCCTTTTTCATTGTACTTGGTACGCTGGTCAAACTCTATGGCGTTGTGGGCCTGGCCTTTTTCTTCTTCTCCAAGCACAAATTGCGTTTTGTCTTGTCACTGATAGGGTGGTCTGTGGTGCTGTTTGCTTTGCCGATGATCATAAGTGGCCCTGAGTATATTGTAGGACAGTATGCTGAGTGGATAGACTGTCTGGCAGGTAAGAATACTGAGAATCTTTTTGCTGACCATCAGAATATCTCACTCTTGGGAATGGTGCGCAAGATTTCGGGTGTGGCCACCTATAGCGACCTTTGGCTGATTGTGCCTGGCCTGTTGTTGTTTGGCTTGCCCTACCTTCGCTTCTCTCAGTATAAGTATATGGCCTTCCGTCAAACACTATTGGCTTCGGTGCTGATGTTTGTGCTGTTGTTCTCTACCGGTAGCGAGTCGAGCGGATATATCATTGCTCTGATAGGCGTAGTGGTCTGGTACACTTGTGTGCCTTGGAAACGAACGGGGTGGGATGTTGCTTTGCTGGTGTTTGCCTTTGTGCTGACCAGTCTTTCGCCCAGCGATCTCTTTCCGGCTTACCTGCGAAAGACCTTCGTTCAGCCCTATGCATTAAAGGCACTGCCCGTGGCCATTATCTGGTTCAAGCTGTGCTATGAGATGCTGCTGAACGACTATGCTCCAGCATCTACTGCTTGCGCACAAAAACAAACCGAAGAATCAGGAAATTGA
- a CDS encoding GtrA family protein yields MRENWSKELGRIVRFGITGSLSTLIHYGAYLIALIWMVPTIAYTVGYGVGLCVNYVMTTFFTFKEHPSKKNAAGFVASHIVNYLLEIGILNLFLYYGMEKRLAGILVLIVVVPINFLILRFVFVRKQ; encoded by the coding sequence ATGAGAGAGAACTGGAGTAAAGAACTGGGACGTATTGTGCGCTTTGGCATCACAGGATCGCTATCGACGCTCATTCACTACGGCGCCTATCTGATAGCGCTGATATGGATGGTGCCCACGATTGCCTACACCGTTGGCTATGGCGTTGGGCTATGCGTCAACTATGTCATGACCACATTCTTTACTTTCAAAGAACATCCGTCAAAAAAGAATGCGGCTGGCTTTGTGGCCAGCCACATTGTAAACTATCTGTTGGAAATCGGCATTCTGAATCTTTTCCTTTATTACGGCATGGAAAAGCGACTGGCCGGTATATTGGTACTCATCGTAGTGGTACCCATCAATTTCCTGATTCTTCGGTTTGTTTTTGTGCGCAAGCAGTAG
- a CDS encoding glycosyltransferase family 2 protein, translated as MIRLATVSPCYNEELVLESSVGRLTSLFNELIAKGKISADSMMVFVNDGSRDRTWQIIEEQHTKNKFVRGINLTRNVGHQNAIMAGMMTARQWADAVITIDADLQDDLNAIEKMIDAFDEGSEIVYGVKVQRKADPLLKRVSAEAFYKLQASMGVESIMNHADFRLMSRRALDLLSQYGERNLYLRGLIPLLGLQTAQVDDVISERTAGVSKYTLSKMLTLALNGITSFSTKPLYFIVYMGMFFLFISFCIGIYVIHALVAGTAVPGWASLILSIWLVGGFILISIGTVGVYIGRIYSEVKGRPLYNIKEVI; from the coding sequence ATGATACGTTTAGCCACTGTTTCACCCTGCTACAACGAGGAACTGGTTTTAGAAAGCTCAGTAGGCCGACTGACAAGTCTTTTCAACGAGCTGATAGCCAAAGGAAAAATCAGCGCCGACTCGATGATGGTGTTCGTCAACGACGGCAGTCGCGACCGCACCTGGCAAATTATTGAGGAGCAACATACAAAGAACAAATTTGTGAGAGGCATCAACCTCACTCGCAACGTGGGCCATCAGAATGCCATCATGGCCGGTATGATGACTGCACGCCAATGGGCCGATGCCGTCATCACCATCGATGCCGACCTTCAGGACGATCTAAACGCTATCGAGAAAATGATTGACGCCTTCGATGAGGGTAGCGAGATAGTGTATGGCGTGAAGGTACAACGAAAGGCCGACCCACTGCTGAAGCGTGTATCGGCAGAAGCTTTCTACAAGCTTCAGGCATCAATGGGCGTGGAAAGCATCATGAACCATGCCGACTTCCGACTGATGAGCCGACGGGCTCTCGACCTGTTGTCGCAATACGGAGAACGCAACCTCTATCTTCGCGGACTGATTCCACTATTGGGACTTCAGACGGCACAGGTAGATGACGTGATCAGCGAGCGAACAGCCGGAGTGAGCAAATACACCCTCAGCAAGATGCTGACACTGGCACTGAACGGCATCACATCGTTCTCCACCAAGCCCTTGTATTTCATTGTGTACATGGGCATGTTCTTTCTCTTCATCAGCTTCTGCATAGGCATCTACGTAATTCATGCTCTCGTTGCCGGAACGGCAGTACCAGGATGGGCATCTCTCATTCTAAGTATCTGGCTGGTAGGCGGTTTTATACTCATCAGCATCGGCACCGTTGGTGTGTATATAGGCAGAATCTACTCTGAGGTAAAAGGACGTCCGCTATACAATATCAAGGAGGTGATTTGA
- a CDS encoding polysaccharide deacetylase family protein has product MKKMILLSFDTEEFDVPREHGVDFSLEEGMAVSREGTNRILDVLKANNVKATFFCTGNFARLAPDVMQRIMREGHEVACHGVDHWQPKGTDFVESKKIVEEVTGITVYGYRQPRMFPVIEEEIRKAGYRYNSSLNPAFIPGRYMHLTSPRRPFMKDGVLQIPASVTPWVRFPLFWLALHNLPQWLYHMLVKRTLNHDGHFVTYFHPWEFYDLKEHPEFKMPFIIKNHSGRQMMERLDSLIKMLKRGGHEFITYTDYTNRFNS; this is encoded by the coding sequence ATAAAAAAGATGATTCTACTGAGTTTTGACACAGAAGAGTTTGACGTGCCCCGTGAACATGGCGTTGATTTCTCACTTGAGGAAGGAATGGCCGTATCGCGTGAAGGCACCAACCGTATTCTCGATGTTCTGAAGGCAAACAACGTGAAAGCCACATTTTTCTGCACAGGCAACTTTGCCCGACTGGCGCCAGACGTGATGCAGCGCATTATGCGTGAAGGACACGAGGTGGCCTGTCACGGCGTTGACCACTGGCAGCCAAAGGGCACCGACTTCGTTGAATCAAAGAAAATTGTTGAGGAGGTGACAGGCATCACCGTCTATGGATACCGGCAGCCACGCATGTTTCCCGTCATAGAAGAGGAAATACGCAAAGCCGGCTATCGCTACAACTCGTCCCTGAACCCCGCCTTCATCCCCGGCCGATACATGCACCTGACGAGTCCGCGACGCCCGTTCATGAAAGACGGCGTGCTGCAGATTCCCGCCTCGGTAACCCCTTGGGTGCGTTTCCCATTGTTCTGGCTGGCCCTGCACAACCTGCCACAGTGGCTCTACCACATGCTGGTGAAGCGTACACTGAACCACGACGGTCACTTCGTCACCTACTTCCACCCATGGGAGTTCTACGACCTGAAGGAGCATCCTGAGTTCAAGATGCCATTCATCATCAAGAACCACAGCGGACGGCAGATGATGGAGCGACTGGACAGCCTCATCAAAATGCTGAAACGAGGCGGACATGAGTTTATCACCTATACAGACTATACTAATCGGTTCAATTCATAA
- a CDS encoding glycosyltransferase family 1 protein, with protein sequence MKQPIIVGLDAKRIVRNGTGLGSYGRTLVTDLSAFEQLDLRLYAPDKGRDDLRLQVPESNRLHFVYPDNSCMPQALSLVPLAAVRKAYWRSRGIVNQLKADGIQVFHGLSGELPVGIRKAGVKTVVTIHDLIFMRHPEYYNWIDVQIYKQKFFQALREADRIVAISECTRRDISELGGIPTERIDLIYQSCATRFSRVDDAAELERVRNKYELPERYVLSVGSIEERKNTMLAAKALHWLPSDVSLILVGRPTDYARQIVRLAQREHLTHRVTFLHGVPDADLPAIYSQAEAFVYPSRYEGFGIPIIEAIRMGLPVVACTGSCLEEAGGPHSQYVDPDDAEGLANSLLRVLRGAEEREMRIQQSFEYILRFKNTNAASQFADLYAEL encoded by the coding sequence ATGAAACAACCGATTATTGTTGGTTTGGATGCTAAACGCATTGTGCGCAACGGCACTGGATTGGGCAGTTACGGACGAACGTTGGTTACCGATTTGTCTGCTTTTGAACAACTCGACCTTCGCCTCTATGCGCCCGACAAGGGGCGTGACGACCTCCGTCTTCAGGTGCCTGAAAGTAACCGCCTGCATTTTGTCTATCCCGACAATAGCTGCATGCCCCAGGCTTTGAGTCTGGTGCCCTTGGCTGCTGTACGCAAGGCTTATTGGCGTTCGCGGGGCATCGTCAATCAATTGAAAGCCGATGGTATTCAAGTGTTTCATGGCCTTTCGGGTGAATTGCCCGTTGGTATTCGAAAGGCTGGTGTCAAGACCGTTGTCACTATTCACGATCTCATCTTTATGCGACATCCTGAATATTACAACTGGATTGATGTGCAAATCTACAAGCAGAAGTTTTTTCAGGCCCTTCGCGAGGCCGACCGTATCGTAGCCATCAGTGAATGCACCCGTCGCGATATCAGCGAGTTGGGCGGAATACCTACTGAACGTATCGACCTGATCTATCAGAGTTGTGCCACTCGTTTCAGTCGGGTTGACGATGCTGCTGAACTGGAGCGTGTGCGCAACAAGTATGAGCTGCCCGAGCGCTATGTGCTCAGTGTGGGCTCTATTGAAGAGCGTAAGAATACGATGCTGGCTGCGAAAGCCCTTCACTGGTTGCCCAGCGATGTGAGTCTGATACTGGTGGGGCGTCCCACCGACTATGCCCGTCAGATAGTCCGTCTGGCCCAGCGCGAGCACCTCACCCATCGTGTGACATTCCTTCATGGTGTGCCCGATGCCGATCTTCCAGCCATTTATTCTCAGGCCGAGGCTTTTGTCTATCCTTCCCGTTACGAGGGTTTTGGCATACCCATTATCGAAGCCATCCGCATGGGATTGCCCGTTGTGGCCTGCACTGGCTCGTGTCTGGAAGAGGCCGGCGGTCCGCATAGCCAGTATGTAGATCCCGACGATGCGGAAGGACTGGCCAACAGTCTTCTTCGTGTTCTTCGAGGAGCTGAGGAGCGAGAGATGCGTATTCAGCAGAGTTTTGAATATATATTGCGCTTCAAAAACACTAATGCTGCCTCTCAGTTTGCTGACCTCTACGCAGAATTATAG
- a CDS encoding DUF3737 family protein, protein MDVIVKQHFEGERPLFESHNLRLEEVTIGEGESAIKECSNIEAENCHLWGKYPFWHVHGFKINNCQFDAGARSALWYSDNMVMTNTRIDGPKMFREMHDMKLENVVINDADETFWRCSNIEAKNLELHDGTYPFMFCENVKIDGLKADSKYVFQYCKNVEIRNAHIVTKDSFWECENITIYDSYLDGEYLAWHSKNVRLVNCRLAGEQLLCYADKLVLENCTFDEACDRVFEYSDVQADITGHIENIKNPTSGHIVADSIGSVTIDENIKQPANCVIETRN, encoded by the coding sequence ATGGATGTAATTGTTAAGCAACATTTCGAAGGGGAGCGCCCCCTCTTCGAAAGTCACAATTTGAGATTGGAAGAAGTTACTATTGGTGAGGGCGAAAGTGCTATTAAAGAGTGTTCTAATATCGAAGCCGAGAACTGTCATCTGTGGGGAAAATATCCTTTCTGGCATGTTCATGGCTTTAAAATCAATAACTGTCAGTTTGATGCTGGTGCCCGTTCGGCTTTGTGGTACAGCGACAATATGGTGATGACCAACACCCGTATTGACGGACCGAAGATGTTCCGCGAGATGCACGACATGAAACTGGAGAACGTGGTTATCAACGATGCCGATGAAACCTTCTGGCGCTGCAGCAATATCGAGGCTAAGAATCTTGAGCTGCACGATGGAACCTATCCCTTTATGTTCTGTGAGAACGTGAAGATTGACGGCTTGAAGGCCGATTCAAAGTATGTGTTCCAGTACTGTAAGAATGTTGAGATTCGCAATGCCCATATCGTGACAAAGGACTCTTTCTGGGAGTGCGAGAATATTACCATCTACGATTCCTATCTGGATGGCGAGTATCTGGCCTGGCACTCAAAGAACGTGCGTCTGGTGAACTGCCGTCTGGCTGGCGAACAGTTGCTCTGCTATGCCGACAAGCTGGTGTTGGAGAACTGTACTTTCGATGAGGCTTGCGACCGTGTGTTCGAATATAGCGATGTGCAGGCCGACATCACTGGTCATATTGAGAATATCAAGAATCCTACCAGTGGTCATATTGTGGCCGACTCTATCGGTTCTGTCACCATCGACGAGAACATCAAGCAGCCTGCCAACTGCGTGATTGAAACAAGAAATTAA